The following coding sequences lie in one Rutidosis leptorrhynchoides isolate AG116_Rl617_1_P2 chromosome 4, CSIRO_AGI_Rlap_v1, whole genome shotgun sequence genomic window:
- the LOC139843857 gene encoding protein MRG1-like isoform X2 encodes MECVMVLDVDSSATSFFVHYQGWNKKWDEWVGKDRLLKHNEENLEKQKALEKQHPLEMITMSGRVFLRNPKSPQNHNETRGKKRKRISEGAASYDKLFNIQVPTKLIKHLVSYCEYVTQMGKLVKLPCSPNVDDILNVYLEHQSNKDGRASESAGEILNGLRCYFNKALPAMLLYKCEIQQYEEATANNVSPSQIYGAEHLLRLFVKLPEILSHANIEDETLAVLQHRLQDFLKFLKKNQSSIFLSTYETQDGSCTTE; translated from the exons ATGGAGTGTGTAATG GTTCTAGATGTTGATTCCAGCGCCACAAGTTTTTTTGTTCATTATCAA GGTTGGAACAAAAA GTGGGATGAGTGGGTAGGGAAGGATCGTCTTTTAAAACATAACGAAGAGAATCTTGAAAAACAGAAAGCACTGGAAAAACAACATCCACTCGAAATGATCACCATGTCAGGGCGCGTTTTCTTAAGAAATCCCAAAAGCCCCCAAAATCACAACG AAACAAGAGGAAAGAAGAGAAAAAGGATCTCTGAG GGCGCTGCATCTTACGACAAGCTCTTTAATATCCAAGTACCAACCAAATTGATAAAGCATCTGGTCAGTTATTGCGAATACGTAACTCAGATGGGCAAG CTTGTAAAACTTCCATGTTCTCCAAATGTTGATGACATATTGAACGTCTATCTAGAACATCAGTCGAATAAGGATGGCAG GGCTTCTGAATCGGCTGGTGAAATTCTAAATGGATTACGTTGTTACTTTAATAAAGCGTTGCCGGCAATGCTTCTATATAAATGCGAAATTCAACAGTATGAAGAAGCAACTGCAAACAATGTTTCTCCTTCACAAATATATGGAGCTGAACATTTATTACGCCTTTTTG TCAAATTGCCGGAGATACTGTCACATGCCAACATCGAAGATGAGACATTGGCGGTACTACAACACCGGTTACAAGACTTTCTCAA GTTCCTGAAGAAAAATCAAAGCTCAATCTTTCTATCAACATATGAAACACAAGATGGTTCTTGCACAACAGAGTAA
- the LOC139840044 gene encoding putative pumilio homolog 7, chloroplastic: MLENMHTSGFEGLFKVGLLVSSNCQPSFVRELILATHFEQLLQDLHANYVVQTALRVSEGPIHNLLVRVIESHKAISRNSPYSKWIFSRKLLKM, translated from the exons TTAGAGAACATGCATACGAGTGGATTTGAAGGGCTATTCAAGGTTGGTCTCTTGGTGTCTTCAAATT GTCAACCATCATTCGTTCGTGAGCTGATCTTGGCTACTCACTTTGAACAGTTGCTTCAAGATCTGCATGCTAACTATGTTGTTCAAACTGCTCTTCGTGTGTCTGAG GGTCCGATTCATAACTTGCTGGTGCGTGTGATTGAATCCCACAAGGCAATCTCACGAAATAGCCCGTATTCAAAGTGGATTTTCTCACGCAAGTTGTTAAAGATGTGA